One Actinomyces marmotae DNA window includes the following coding sequences:
- a CDS encoding OB-fold nucleic acid binding domain-containing protein has protein sequence MRPASGLLARLRSLGRSREDLDADDEARAAGERLAELGAVEIASIVPRHRVRVTGALRAVTYRPSEARPVLVGQLFDGTGSVDLVWMGRRRIVGIEPGARLSVEGMVVAGRARPTIFNPAYELLSARR, from the coding sequence ATGAGGCCGGCCTCGGGTCTGCTCGCCCGCCTGCGCTCCCTGGGCCGCAGCCGGGAGGACCTCGACGCCGACGACGAGGCCCGCGCCGCGGGGGAGCGCCTGGCCGAGCTCGGCGCCGTGGAGATCGCCAGCATCGTCCCCCGCCACCGCGTGCGCGTCACCGGCGCGCTGCGCGCCGTCACCTACCGCCCCTCCGAGGCCCGCCCCGTGCTCGTCGGCCAGCTCTTCGACGGGACCGGCAGCGTGGACCTGGTGTGGATGGGGCGGCGCCGCATCGTGGGCATCGAGCCCGGCGCGCGCCTGTCCGTGGAGGGCATGGTCGTCGCCGGCCGCGCGAGGCCCACGATCTTCAACCCCGCCTACGAACTGCTGAGCGCCCGACGATGA